The region TCTCGAATCGCGATGACCGCCCCAGATCCCAGCGCGCTCCCCACCTCTCTGAGCGCCTCAAAGGTCATCGGGATGTCGATGTGCTCTGCGGAGAGAAACCCGGTGCTGGCTCCGCCGGGTTGGAAGGCCAGGAGTTCGTCTCCGTCCGCCATGCCACCGGCGAGGTCGACCAACTCGCGCAGGGTCGTTCCGACGTCAACCTCGAATACCCCCGGCTGCGCCACGTCACCGCTGATCGAAAAGAACTTGAGGTCGGCACGCCCGGTCTCGATTACATGCGGAACCAACGCGAAGGTTTCGACGTTGTTGATCAGAGTCGGTTTCCCGTGCAGCCCTTCGACACCGGGGTAGGGGGGCTTGTTGCGCGGTTCACCGCGACGACCTTCGAGCGCTTCGAGCAGGGCGGTCTCCTCACCCAGGATGTATCCGCCCGGTGAAACGAAGACCTGGATGTCAAAATCGAACCCGCTTCCGAAGATGTTCTCGCCCAAGGCGCCAAGACGTCGCGCTTCGTCGAGTGCCTGGCGCACCCTGCCGAGTTCGGGTTCGTATTCGTGGCGGATATAGATCCACGCCTCGTGGCTGTCGATTGCAAGGCCGGCGAGCACCATGCCTTCGATCACCAGGTGGGGCACGTCGTGCAGCAGGACCCGGTCTTTGAACGTCCCGGGCTCGCTCTCGTCCGCATTGCAGATGACATAGCGGGGCGTTGCGGGCTGGTCTGCAACCAACCCCCACTTTCGGCCCGTGGGAAATCCCGCACCGCCCATCCCCCGGAGATCGGACTGGCTGAGGGTTTCGATGAGTTGGCTCGAAGCATCTGGCGCGGCGAGGGTTCTGCGCAGCAGATCGTAGGGTGGGTTGGCGTCGGTACCGGCATATGGATCGCATCGCCAGGTCGCAGTCGATGCAGGTTCTGCCTGCGACTCGATGGACTCGTGGGCGAGTGCTTCCAGCGCCTGGGACGCATTCATGGGAACGTCGTCGACGCTGCAGGCCGGCGCGTTGTCGCAACGACCGAGGCAGGAGACGGCTTCGAATTCCACGTCGCCCCGCGCTGCGCAGCGCGACCGCAGTGATTCGAGGGCATCGGCGCCTCCTCGCATATAACATGCGAGATCGCGGCAAACGGCGACGCGGTGGGGAGCCGGCTCGCTTCGACGCAGATGGGGATAGAACGAGCAAAGTTCCTCGACCTTGGCGCGGGGAATCCGACGGGTTTGACAAAACTCTTCCAGCGTGGCTTCCGGAAGGAAGCCGCGTTCTGCCTGAAGCTCGATTAGCTCTTGGAGAAGATTCATGGAAGTGAGGACTCTATCGTCAGGAAATGAGAATGGATCGGGACCAGACCCTAGCATCAAAGTTCAGGGGATACGTCAGAATCTGTACTGTGCACCGAGGCCGATCGTCGTGTGTTCGCGCTTACTAATTCTCCCAGTGGTTCCGACATAGGCCACTGTGATCCCGACCGAAATCTCGGGCGAAAGATAGTAGTCGAACCCCCCGCCGATGTGCGCACTGAGGCCGACGTTGTTTTCTTTGCCCCCGCTCGGCGGCTTGAAATGGAAGCGTGTAACCCCGATCCCGATCAAGACAAACGGCTGAAACCGCAGGGTCGTAAGGTATCCCTTGAAATTGGCGTTGAAGGCCAGAATGCTGATGTCGCCTTCTTCTTTGGAGTTGAGGTGCTTCAAATACTCGCACGAACCCTCGATCGCGACGTTGGCATAGAACCGGTTACCCCCGGTCAAAATGAAACCGACTCCGGTCTTGAACCCTTTTCCGTCGTTGTACTTTTTGAAGGACTCCTCTGCCAAATCCAGGCCGAGGCCAACGTAGTATCCCGTTTTGGGGACCTCAAACGCGGTTGCAACGCTTGGATTGAGCGCGAGAAACACAACTCCGGCGATTAGCGAGAAGGCCTGCTTGTTCAATGTAAATCCCAATTGATCTGCTGATTTGTGGGGGGGAGGTGCCCACCGGATACGTGCTGGGCATATGCTCGCTGACTCTGGCGCAATTGACAAGATTCAGCGTTCGGGTTCGTATCCCGCCAACTCGAGGGCTTCGCGGTATCGCTCCGGGGTGTTGCAGTCGCGAAAGCTCAGCAACTCGGGGTCGTGGATCCTGACTTCGTCTTCACTGAGCGCACTCACCCCCGGCAGCTCTAAAATTGCGCGCGGGCGCCGCTCTCCGGCCGCCAGCATCACTTCTAGTTCGGGGACCAGGGATTTCGAGTAGACCGCGCAGGTTGGAACGTAGTGGCCGCCGATCGTCGGAATTACAGCGCGCAGACCCTTTGCAAGATCGAACAGACCACGTATGAGCTTGTCCTGAAGTAGGGGAAGGTCACACGAAACAACGAACGCACGTTCGGCGGGGATGGCGCGCAGCCCGGCGGTCAATCCTGCCAAGGGGCCTAGCCCTTCGGCGGGGTCCCGGGCCACTTGAAGTCCCAGCTTCTGGTTGGGTGGAATTTCCTGTCCCTGTCGCGCGACGAGCCAGACTTCATCCACGCACGGCGCGACGATGCCGACGATTCGTTCGAGCAGCGTTACACCACCGAAGGGCAGGCTGGCTTTGTCGCGGCCCATCCGTTCTGAAAAGCCGCCGCAGAGGACGAGTGCTGCCTGGGACATGCGATGACTTTAGCGGATTGGCAGAATTGTGATCTCTCGAGCGGCGGGTTAAGCATTGCGAGGACAGGTTGGAGGGTGGACTTGGAATGGGGGCTGTCGTGGCGAACGATGGTAAAAAGACTGAAGGCCGCACAGCAGACGGCTCGCAATCCGAACGCGAGGTGGGATTGTGCTTCACGTGTCGCTACGCGCGTCGGCTCACCAGCGCGAAGGGCAGTGGTTTCTACCGCTGTGAGAAAGCAGCTGAAGACGATTCCCTGGTGGCGTATCCGCCGCTGCCCGTCACCCGCTGTCGCGCCTATTCGAAATCAGCAGCGAACACCCAGACCACAGCCCCGGACTGAACCCATGCCAGGATCCGGTTCAAGACTTGGGCGCGAACCGCACCTGCATCTCTTCAAGACCGGCGATGAAGTTTGAGGGTCGAAGCTCGAGCTTGGCCCCCTCTGCCAGTTCGAGGTCGGGCAGCCGGGGCAAGACTTCCTCAAAGAACAACCGAAGCTCGAGCCTGGCCAGACTCGAGCCCAGGCAGAAGTGTTTGCCGTACCCGCCAAAGGCGACATGCTCGTTCGGCACGCGCTCGATGTCGAAGCGATCCGGATCCGCGAACACCCGCTCGTCACGATTGGCCGAGTGGTAGAGCAGCAACACTTTGTCGCCTTTGCGAATGTTCTGACCGCGGAGTTCTACGTCCCGGGTCGCTGTGCGATTCATGTTCTTGATGGGGCTGACCCAGCGCAGCATCTCCTCAACGGCGGTCGGGATCTTCGACGGATCGTCGAGCAGCATCTGGCGCTGATCGGGATGTTGCATCAATGCGAGCATGCCCCCGGTGATCACGTGCCGGGTTGTTTCGTCGCCGCCAACCAGGATCAAAAGGCTTTCGTGGATCAGTGCTTCTTCATCGAGGCTCTCGCCTTCGATTTCCGAGTTGACCAGCAGCCCGATCAAATCGTCGATCTCCGGGTCGGCGCGACGCTTGGCGATGACGTCGAGGGTATACGCGGCGTACTCGCTGCCGGCCTGGACGGCGAGCCTCAGGGCATCCGGCCCGGCAGTAGCCGAAGTGGCGCCGAGCATCTCGTCGCTCCATCGCAACAGGCGATCGCGATCTTCGGGCAGCACCCCCAACATGTCCCCGATCACGATCATCGGCAGGGGTGCGGCGAGGTCGCGCACAAAGTCGCACTCACCGCGCGCGGCGACGTGATCGACCAACTCGTTGCAGATCTTTCGGATCTTGGGCTCGTGATCCTCCACCCGTCGCGGGGTAAAGCCGCGATTGACGATGGCGCGTCGCAGGCGGTGAGCGGGGTCGTCCATGTTGATCATCGAGGGGACCCACGAAGCGCTTTCTGGGCGCGAACCCTCAGCCGAACAGAAGGTCTCGGAATCTTTTGAAATCGAGAGAATATCTTCGTGCAGGGTGACGCCCCAGACCTTGGCTTCCTCGTCATAGTAGACGGGCGCATGCTCGCGCATCCAGCGGTACGACTCGATAGGATCGCCGCCATAGAAATTGCCGTCGAGTAAACGGATCTCGGGTCGTGTTGGGTGGTTCGGCAGTGGTTCTCTCCCCGGCCCCTAGCCCCAGCTCAGGGTCATCACGAATTTGCTGCAGGTCTGGAGTCGACCCAACCAGTTTGCCCGATTCTTTGAATCCAGACCAGCGTAGAACAAGCCGCGACGATCGCCCCCACCACAAACGCCAGCACGTGGTACACCCCGACGAACCCCTGACTGGGCGCCACAATCTCGACGACCGCGACCGCACTCGCACCAATTCCAAACGTCAACGTAAACTTGAGCCCGTAGGCTGTGGACCTCCAGCGCTCCGGCGTCAATTGAGCAAACAAGCTGTTCTCGATCGGCTGCATGCCCAGCGCGAAGAAGGCAAACAGCGCCGCTGCCGCGAACAGCGCGTACTCGGACGAGTACGGGATCAAGAGGACCGCCGGTAGACTCGCAGCGTGAAACAGCAGGTAGGAGGTCGGCAAGGGGAAACGGTCTGCGATCCGGCCGCCGATGTATTGCCCTCCGATCCCTGCACACATGGCGAGCGAAGTAGCGAAGCCAAAATTCAGAAAATGGATGCGTTCGGAAAATAGGGCCGGTTGGGCCACCGAGTTGGCTCGGTAGCTGAAACCCGCGAGCAGCGCGGCTGCGCAGAGGATCACGAAACTCGCGATGAGCAGGCGAGGTACTGGGGCACCGGTGTGTACGGCTTCTTGTTGCGCCCCCGGTGGGGGTTCTTCGAAGCGCAGGGCTCCGGTGGCGAGTGCGACCATCAGGATTCCAATGCCCGTCACGACGAAGGTCGTTTGGCTTCCGAATGTCAATGCGAGATAGCCCGTGACGGCCGGACCGAGCACGATCCCGATGTTTCCAAAAATACCGTTGATGCCCAGTGCGGTGCCCCGCGCCGAGATGCTTCGCGATATCAGACCCATTCCGGCGGGGTGGTATGTGCTGGCGCCGAGTCCCGCAAATGCCAGACACACGACGATTGGCCAACCCGGTGTTACGAAGCCCGCCGCGAACATCGCGCCCCCTGAAAGCAACAACCCGGTTGTCACGAGCACCCGGCCGCCAAAGCGGTCGGCCAGGTAGCCGGCGGGAAGGGCTCCAAAGCCGAGCAGCATGTACCCGATCAGGCTCCAGCCGAGGACTTCTTCGATCGGGAGACCGATTTCTACCGCAAACACCACGGCAAGGGTGGGGTACGCAAGTTCGACGTAGTGGGTGAGGGCATGCGCCGCACCGGTGAAGGCGAGCACTCTTTTTTCGTTTGCGTCAAAGCGGGATAGGGAAGCGGTTGCTGCCATTGGGAGCGTTTAGCCGACTAAATCCTTCAATTCAAGCGCTCGCACTCGCCAGCCACGAATCCCCATCAGCCGCCACCACGCACCTTCAGGGGAAGTTCGACGCCTTCCTCGAGGTGGCCCTTGCCGGGCACAAAGTTGGCTTCGATGCGAATCCCATCGGGATCCTCGAACAGCACGGAGTAGTAACCCGGCGCAAACCTGCCGTCTTCTGGTGGATGAACGATCTTGGCTCCGATTTCCAGCGCCACCGCGTGAATGGCATCGACGTCTTCTCGAGAGCGCGCGCGAAAGCACACATGATGCAGGCCCACGCGGCGCTGATCGAATGCGGAGTCCTCGAATTCGGGCGCTACCGGTGCAATCGCCACCCCTGTTCTGCCACCCACGCAATAGAGGAAGTCGTCCTCATCCATGATGGTTTGCAGGCTCATGGAGTTCAACAGCCGCCTGTAGAAAGGAACTGAGCGGCTCATGTCGCTCACGCTCAACTGGACGTGAGCGATCCCGTTGATGTTCACCATGTTTCATTTCCGTTCCACGCGATGAAGAGGGCCGACATGTTCAGTTTTTCTTTGTCAGCGTGTCAGCGGTAGAGCAGTCGGGCGAGTTTGGCTCGAAAGGCTCGCGTTACATCGTGGTCTGAACCCAGCACGTCGAACAACTCGAGCATGGCGCGACGCGCTGCCTCATCCTCGAAGTCGGGTGATGCCTTCACGACCTCGAGATAGATCTCGAGCGCATCTTCGTGCTGGTTGCGCGACGCGAGGTCTGCGCCTAGCTGCAGTTGGGCTGCGGGACCGTCCGGGGCGTCGGTTTTGTCTGTGGGTTGGGCTTCGGCGGGGGGCGGGATCAACTTGGCCAGGAACTCGCGCACCGAGGCCTCGGGTTGTGCGCCGACGAACTCGGCGACGATTTTTCCATCCGCAATACCGACGACGGCCGGGATGCTCCGCACATTGAACCGTTGCGAAGCCTCTGGAGCGGTTTCGGTGTCGACCTTGACCAGCAGGAAGGCGCCGGCAAATTCCTCTGCAAGCGACTCGAGCAGCGGACCGAGGGCGCGACACGGTCCACACCACTCTGCCCAGAAGTCGACCACCACGGGTTGCTGCGTCGAACCGCGGATCGCAACTTCTTCAAAGTTTGCGTCGTTCGCATTGACCACGAACTGCGAGTCACTCGGCATGGTGGGGCCAGTCTAGCCCTCATTGGGTTTGTCTGGGGCTCTCCGTCAGGCGGCGCAGGTGGTAGAATTCCGGCATGGAATACGGACTGACCTACTTTCCGACCGACATCTCGATGCATCCAGGTGAATTCGCCGCCGCCGCCGAGGCGCGGGGGTTCGAGTCTGTCTGGTTTGCTGAGCACTCTCACATGCCACTCGGCCCCATCACCCCGGGACCCCCTGCGGGCGACGAGGCGGGTCTGCCCCGTGAGTACTACGCGGTCTCGGATCCGTTCGTTGCGCTGAGCTTTGCTGCGGCGACCACGACCACGCTGAAACTCGGCAGCGGAATCTGCCTGGTTCCCCAGCGCGACGTATTTCAGACCGCAAAGCAGGTGGCGAGCCTCGATCTCTACTCTGGGGGGCGTTTTCTGTTCGGCATCGGCGGCGGGTGGAACCAGCCCGAAATGGAAAATCACGGCATCCCCCATCGCGACCGGTTCGTCATCATGCGCGAAAAGGTCGAAGCCATGATTCAACTCTGGACCGAAGAGCAAGCCGAGTACCACGGCAACTTCGTCGACTTCAGTGCTTGTCACGCCTGGCCCAAGCCCGTGCAGTCCCCGTATCCGCCCATTCATGTCGGCGGCGCGGGGCCCGCCGCAATTCGGCGCGCGGTTCGCTACGGCGACGGTTGGATTCCGCTCATGGCCGCAGGAGACGACGATCCCCTGCTGCTGATTCCGCGTCTGCACCGGGAGTTGGAAGAGGCGGGGCGCGACGTGGAGCGTTTCGAAATCACGATCTACTTCTGTCCGGCAGACCCCGAGGTCGTGAAGCGCTGTGAAGAAGCCGGGGTATCGCGAGTGTTGTTCGGGGCGCCTTCGGTCGCAGCGGATGCATTGCTCCCCGCGCTCGACCAGTTGGCTGAACTCACGAAGTAGCTCGAATTCAGAATCCCGATTCGTAGTAGGGGTTCGCACCAGCGGCGTGATCGGTGGTGTCCATGATCTCGCTGATCTCCGGAATTTGCGATCGCAATGTGGTTTCGACGCCTTGTCTCAGGGTGGCGCTCGCCATGCCGCAACCCTGGCAGCCACCTCCCATGTGCAGGAAGATGCGAGTGCCCTGTACATCGAGTAGTGAGATGTAGCCGCCGTGACTGGCGACCGAGGGATTGATTTCGCTGTCGAGGATTGCCTGGACGCGGTTGCGCAGTTCGTCTTCGGGGCCCGTGCCCGCAGCGGCTGCGGCGATCGCGTCTACCGGCGAAGCGACGTCATCGACTGTCGGATCGAGTCCGCTGCGAATTGCGTCTTCAATCGGTTGCAACAGCTTGGGCCATTCGGCCCCGGCGTGCTTGGCCACGATCAACATGTTGCCCTTTACGATCACCGAATGAACTCCGGCCACGCGCATGATCCGCTGAACCATCGGCCAGCCCTCTGCTTCTCCGTACGTCTCGAAGAACTCGGTCTTGTCCGGCGACAGATCGCGATTGAGGATGATCTTGCAGGTGTCGGTTTCGGGGCCGGGATCGCTGAGCTGAATTTCGAGGGGTTGTTCCACGCTGTCACTTTCGGCATTTGCTTCGGTGTTGGTTGCGGTTTCGCTTTCGGGTTGGCTTTCGGAATCGGCGGCCCGATCGTCGCCGGGGTCGCCGCCCAGGAAATTCTTTACGCGTTCGATGACATTCATGTTGCTGCTCCCCCGTTGGCGCTTTGGCTCGCTCCGGACAAGAGTAGCACCCGGTGCTCCATTTCCTTGAGCGGCATCAGATCGCCTTTGCGCGACGCCACTTCCATGCCGTCGCGGTAGACGGCTTCGGCGTCCGCCGGCCGGTTCAGCGCCTCCAGGGCCTTGCCCCGCGCCAGATAGACCGCAGAATTCTTGGCATCGACCTCACACGCCTTGGCGTAGTGCGACTCAGCGCGTTCCCATTCGCCGAGGGTCGACAGCGCGTTCCCACTGCCAAACAGCGCCACCTGGTCGTCAGGATCGATTTCGAGTACCTGGCTGAACATGCTCAGTTTTCGCTTGGCGTCACTCAGCGCTTGCTGCTGCACCTGCGCATCGATCTCGTCGCTGGTGATGCCAGTTCCGGTGCCCAACGCCAAGCTCTTCTGCATCGCCTTGGCGGCCTCGTTTTCCGCGGAAATCTTGTCGCCGATCTTCATGTAGTAGAGCGAGAGATTGGTATTCACCATTGGCGCTTCGGGGGCCAATTCCTCGAGCCGCTTGAAAATGTCGATGGCCTCGTGAAAGCGCTGGGAGCGTCCGAGGATTACCCCGACGGCCTCGTAGCCGTCTGAAAAACCCGGATCGAGCTGCAGCGCATCTTCGAGAATCGAGAGCGCTTGCTCCTCCGCCCCCTGAGCGAAGACGCGAATCGCGCGGTCATAGAGGAACGCCACACGCTCATCGCGACCCGGTGCATGGTAAAACGGCAACAGCGTGACCCGTGCTGCGATCGGGCCCTGCTTTCCCTGAATGTCGATTTCGGTTCCGGGTGTGCGGTGGGCTTTGTCCAGATAGGCAAAGGCGATCGGGTAGCCGAGGACCGGCGAGAGTGTGCGGGAAACAATCTGGCCGATGCTCTTTTCGTTCTCGCTCGCATGAAGAGCTTGACCGGGGTCGGGCAGGCTTTCGAGCAGCGCTGCTTGCTGGGACCAATCTCCTTGCTGGGCACACTCGAAGACGAGTCCCCGCAGCCCAAAGGGCAGGGCGCCATAGGTGCGCACTCGAGCGATCACTTCCTGTCCCAGGTAGCACCCTTTGGTGTAACTCACCGCATGTTGTTCGAGTCCGGTTTCGGGCAGGATGCATTTGCGATCTCGAGTGTCGGGGCCGACCCGTACCTGGCCCGCTTCAATGCGCATGATTTCCAACACCAGAGAAAGTTCGGGTTCGACGAGCACCTCGAACCCGACTTGCCGGGCGGCCCGTTCCAACCTCTCCTCAGCGCGTTCGGCCGCCGAAGCGGGGTTCTTGGGCAGGGCGATCAGATAGCCGGCGTCACCGGTAAGCGAGCGAGAAATGACAAGGCCGGGCTCGTCGGGCGCGAATTCCAATTCGCGAATGCCGTACGACTCGAAGCCTTCCCAGGCAACAGACCCATCTGCCTTGCAGGCCTCTTCGATCGCATGCCTGGCGTCCGGGCCCTGCAGCGTGCTGAACTGGTAGTCGTCCGAGACATCCGTGCAGCTCACGTCGTCCGAGAACAGGAAGTCGTCGAATGCCGCGAGCAGCTGCGGCACGGCTTCGCGCTCGAGGATCAACAGGAATGCCGCTGGAGTTTCCGCCTTCGCCGGAAGCCGGTGCAGCGAAAAAAAATGCAACAACTGTCCCTGCCGATTCACTCGTGCAGAAAAATTGCCTTCGCCCGCTGCGAGGGCATCGACTTCGTTCGTCACCTGGCTGTGGAGGAAACTCGCAGCGTCCTTGCCACGAGCGAGGATGGCACCGGGGTTCGCGAGTCCACAGGCACCGGCTTCTCCCCGAGCCAACCGGGCAAAGAAGCCCGATTTCCGGACGGCACCGGCGAGTTCAAGAGTGTTCGATTCAGGAATCATGGCGTTGTTCCGCGACCTGACGATGCGAGAGCGGGCTCTGGGCCCGGGCAGATCGCAGCGGACTGCCAGCGTCTCAGATCGAGAAGCTCTCCCCACACCCACAGGTGTTCGACGCTTGTGGATTTTGGAAAACGAATCCGCGGCCTTCGAGGCCGCTCTGGTGGTCGAGGGTGATTCCGCTGAGATAGATCGTGCTTTTGCGGTCGAGGAATACCTTGAAGTTCGCGAAGTCGATCACCGTATCGCCCTCTTGTTCTTCGGTGAATTCGAGGCAGTAGCTCAAGCCGGAGCACCCGCCGCCCTTGATGCCGAGGCGAAGACCGGGCATTCCCTCTTCTATGAGCAGGCGCCGGACTTCCGTTTTAGCCGCCGGGGTAAGGGACACGACCTGGTTGTTGCCGGATTCGTCTGAGGATTGAGTGGCGGCCGGGGCGGTCCATTCCAGGGGCGCGCTGACTTTGC is a window of Myxococcales bacterium DNA encoding:
- a CDS encoding NAD(P)H-dependent oxidoreductase subunit E, whose product is MNLLQELIELQAERGFLPEATLEEFCQTRRIPRAKVEELCSFYPHLRRSEPAPHRVAVCRDLACYMRGGADALESLRSRCAARGDVEFEAVSCLGRCDNAPACSVDDVPMNASQALEALAHESIESQAEPASTATWRCDPYAGTDANPPYDLLRRTLAAPDASSQLIETLSQSDLRGMGGAGFPTGRKWGLVADQPATPRYVICNADESEPGTFKDRVLLHDVPHLVIEGMVLAGLAIDSHEAWIYIRHEYEPELGRVRQALDEARRLGALGENIFGSGFDFDIQVFVSPGGYILGEETALLEALEGRRGEPRNKPPYPGVEGLHGKPTLINNVETFALVPHVIETGRADLKFFSISGDVAQPGVFEVDVGTTLRELVDLAGGMADGDELLAFQPGGASTGFLSAEHIDIPMTFEALREVGSALGSGAVIAIREGRDLVELAGNLTAFFRNESCGKCVPCRIGTEKAVKLIQIGDETALASIPALHEILQETSICGLGQAALNSISSVLENFPSSLAAGHKPS
- a CDS encoding porin family protein translates to MNKQAFSLIAGVVFLALNPSVATAFEVPKTGYYVGLGLDLAEESFKKYNDGKGFKTGVGFILTGGNRFYANVAIEGSCEYLKHLNSKEEGDISILAFNANFKGYLTTLRFQPFVLIGIGVTRFHFKPPSGGKENNVGLSAHIGGGFDYYLSPEISVGITVAYVGTTGRISKREHTTIGLGAQYRF
- a CDS encoding molybdenum cofactor guanylyltransferase, whose amino-acid sequence is MSQAALVLCGGFSERMGRDKASLPFGGVTLLERIVGIVAPCVDEVWLVARQGQEIPPNQKLGLQVARDPAEGLGPLAGLTAGLRAIPAERAFVVSCDLPLLQDKLIRGLFDLAKGLRAVIPTIGGHYVPTCAVYSKSLVPELEVMLAAGERRPRAILELPGVSALSEDEVRIHDPELLSFRDCNTPERYREALELAGYEPER
- a CDS encoding cytochrome P450, whose amino-acid sequence is MREHAPVYYDEEAKVWGVTLHEDILSISKDSETFCSAEGSRPESASWVPSMINMDDPAHRLRRAIVNRGFTPRRVEDHEPKIRKICNELVDHVAARGECDFVRDLAAPLPMIVIGDMLGVLPEDRDRLLRWSDEMLGATSATAGPDALRLAVQAGSEYAAYTLDVIAKRRADPEIDDLIGLLVNSEIEGESLDEEALIHESLLILVGGDETTRHVITGGMLALMQHPDQRQMLLDDPSKIPTAVEEMLRWVSPIKNMNRTATRDVELRGQNIRKGDKVLLLYHSANRDERVFADPDRFDIERVPNEHVAFGGYGKHFCLGSSLARLELRLFFEEVLPRLPDLELAEGAKLELRPSNFIAGLEEMQVRFAPKS
- a CDS encoding MFS transporter; this encodes MAATASLSRFDANEKRVLAFTGAAHALTHYVELAYPTLAVVFAVEIGLPIEEVLGWSLIGYMLLGFGALPAGYLADRFGGRVLVTTGLLLSGGAMFAAGFVTPGWPIVVCLAFAGLGASTYHPAGMGLISRSISARGTALGINGIFGNIGIVLGPAVTGYLALTFGSQTTFVVTGIGILMVALATGALRFEEPPPGAQQEAVHTGAPVPRLLIASFVILCAAALLAGFSYRANSVAQPALFSERIHFLNFGFATSLAMCAGIGGQYIGGRIADRFPLPTSYLLFHAASLPAVLLIPYSSEYALFAAAALFAFFALGMQPIENSLFAQLTPERWRSTAYGLKFTLTFGIGASAVAVVEIVAPSQGFVGVYHVLAFVVGAIVAACSTLVWIQRIGQTGWVDSRPAANS
- a CDS encoding VOC family protein, which gives rise to MVNINGIAHVQLSVSDMSRSVPFYRRLLNSMSLQTIMDEDDFLYCVGGRTGVAIAPVAPEFEDSAFDQRRVGLHHVCFRARSREDVDAIHAVALEIGAKIVHPPEDGRFAPGYYSVLFEDPDGIRIEANFVPGKGHLEEGVELPLKVRGGG
- a CDS encoding tetratricopeptide repeat protein, whose product is MPSDSQFVVNANDANFEEVAIRGSTQQPVVVDFWAEWCGPCRALGPLLESLAEEFAGAFLLVKVDTETAPEASQRFNVRSIPAVVGIADGKIVAEFVGAQPEASVREFLAKLIPPPAEAQPTDKTDAPDGPAAQLQLGADLASRNQHEDALEIYLEVVKASPDFEDEAARRAMLELFDVLGSDHDVTRAFRAKLARLLYR
- a CDS encoding LLM class F420-dependent oxidoreductase, translated to MEYGLTYFPTDISMHPGEFAAAAEARGFESVWFAEHSHMPLGPITPGPPAGDEAGLPREYYAVSDPFVALSFAAATTTTLKLGSGICLVPQRDVFQTAKQVASLDLYSGGRFLFGIGGGWNQPEMENHGIPHRDRFVIMREKVEAMIQLWTEEQAEYHGNFVDFSACHAWPKPVQSPYPPIHVGGAGPAAIRRAVRYGDGWIPLMAAGDDDPLLLIPRLHRELEEAGRDVERFEITIYFCPADPEVVKRCEEAGVSRVLFGAPSVAADALLPALDQLAELTK
- a CDS encoding NifU family protein, which translates into the protein MRVAGVHSVIVKGNMLIVAKHAGAEWPKLLQPIEDAIRSGLDPTVDDVASPVDAIAAAAAGTGPEDELRNRVQAILDSEINPSVASHGGYISLLDVQGTRIFLHMGGGCQGCGMASATLRQGVETTLRSQIPEISEIMDTTDHAAGANPYYESGF
- a CDS encoding iron-sulfur cluster assembly accessory protein, giving the protein MADESSSSKVSAPLEWTAPAATQSSDESGNNQVVSLTPAAKTEVRRLLIEEGMPGLRLGIKGGGCSGLSYCLEFTEEQEGDTVIDFANFKVFLDRKSTIYLSGITLDHQSGLEGRGFVFQNPQASNTCGCGESFSI